TTCGACCGCAGAGCGCCTGCCTCCGAGACAACAGACTCGGGCCGCCGCGGCTCACATGCCGTGCGCTGGTGGGTGCTCGTCGTGCTGGGCGTGGCGCAGCTCATGGTCACGCTCGATGCGACCGTCGTGAACATCGCACTGCCCGAGGCGCAGCATGACCTCGGCTTCAGTGACGGCAGCCGACAGTGGGTCATCACGGGGTACGCCCTGGCCTTCGGCAGCCTGCTGCTGCTCGGGGGCCGCCTGGGCGACCTGTTCGGCCGACGGACGACCTTCGTGACCGGCCTGATCGGTTTCGCGGCCGCATCCGTCGTCGGCGGCGCGGCCGGCAGCTTCGACATACTCGTCGCGGCCCGTGTGGCCCAGGGCCTGTTCGCCGCGCTGCTCGCGCCCGCGGCGCTCTCCCTGCTGAGTGTGACCTTCACCGACCCGGCCGAACGGCCGAAGGCGTTCGGCATCTTCAGCGCGCTGTCCGGTGCGGGCGCCGCGGTCGGACTCCTGCTCGGCGGCATGCTCACCGAATGGGCCTCGTGGCGCTGGGTGATGTATGTGAACGTCATCTTCGCGGGCGTCGCGCTGCTCGGCGCGCTGCTGTTGCTGGCCAAGCCCACACACACCGAGCGACCCAAGATCGACATTCCCGGCACCGTCGTGGTGAGCACCGCGCTGTTCGGCATCGTCTACGGGCTCGCGCACGTGGAATCCACCAGCTGGACCGACCCGGTCGCCCTCGGCTCCGTGATCAGCGGCATGCTGCTGCTCGCCGTGTTCGTCTGGCTGGAGCTTCGGGTCGCACATCCGCTGCTGCCGCTGCGCGTCGTGCTGGACCGGACCCGGGGCGGATCGTTCCTGGCCGTCTTCGTCCTGGGCATGGGGATGTTCTCGATCTTCCTGTTCCTGACCTACTACCTGGAGGCCAGCATCGGCTACTCGCCGATAGAGGCCGGCCTGTCCTTCCTGCCCATGGTCGGCGGCATCGTCGCCGCGTCGACCACGGTGCCCTCGCTGCTGCTGCCCCGGGTCGGCCCGAAGATCGTGGTCACCGCCGGCTTCCTGGTCTCCGCATCCGGCATGGCCCTGCTGACCCAGCTCACGCTGAACAGTGCCTACGTCGCCGACATCATGCCGGGCATGATCCTTTTGGGTCTCGGTATCGGTGCGGTGATGACCACCGCGTTCCAGGGTGCGACGGCAGGCGTACACCACGAGGACGCGGGCGTCGCCTCGGCACTGATCAACACCAGCCAGCAGGTGGGCGGCTCGATCAGCACGGCACTGCTGACCACAGTCGCCTCATCGGCCGCGACCGACTACCTCTCCTCCCACAAGCCGAGCGCACTGACTGCGGCCCAGGCCGGCGTCGAGAGCTACACGGCCACCCTGGCCTGGGGCGCCGGGATCTTCGTGGTCGGCGCGGTCCTCACCGCGTTCCTGATGCCGAATCGGGCTTTGGCGCCGTCGGAGGGCGAGCCCGTCATCGCCCACTGAGCCTGAATCCACCGGAATGCGCGCTTGTCGCAAGCGTGGATTGCGGGAAATGCGCCGCCACCTGCGATGATTTGGTGCCCTCTCAAGGCACAAATCATCGCAGGTGGCGGGCGTCTTCCGTCACCACGGCGTCAGATCCACGATGTGGGCTGAATTTCCGAGGCTGACAGTCACGCTGGTCATGCCGGGCGCCGTCGGCCTCATGGGGATGGACGCCTCCCGCCTGCCTGCCGCTGCCGCGGCTGTAGTCGGTATGCGCCATCGCGGCCTCCGGGACCGGTGCGCTCCCCCGCCTTACCGTGTTCGGCACGCCTGCTGGTGGTCACGTTGTTCCACTTCGCGATAACCGCTCAATCCTCTGCAACGGCGCCAGGGGACGCGGGCCTGGCCGGGGCTGCGCGAGCATGGCCGTCGGTCTCATCGCGGCCGCACACCTCAGCTTCGGGGTGACGGGCCGCCTCGGTCGCCAAGGGGCACAACGCGTGCCTGCCCAAACGAAGCCCGACAAGACCGCCGCCCTGGCACAGCGGAACCGTACTCACCTCCTGCTCGACCGTGGGCTGCGTGAAGATCGCCCCGGAGAAGCGTCGTAAACCGATCGGTTTTCTTTTCGTCGCAAGCGAGTTAACCTCGCGGTATGACCACCGAAGTGAAACTGAGCCCCAGGGAGCGGCTGCTGGAGGCGGCGGCCACGCTCACCTACCGAGACGGCGTCATCATCGGCGTCGACACGCTGTGCAAGGCGGCAGGGGTGTCGAAGCGCTCCATGTACCAGCTGTTCGAGAGCAAGGACGAACTGCTCGCGGCGAGCCTGGAGGAGCGCTCCGCCACCTTCGTGGCGACCCTTCTGCCCGCGGCGGACGACAGCCGCTCACCCCACGAGCGGGTCCTGCACGTCTTCGACCAGTTGGAGGAGCAGGCGGGTGCTCCCGGCTTCCAAGGCTGCCGGTACCTGGCTGCTCAGATCGAGCTCAAAGACCAGAACCACCCCGCGAGCCGGGTGGCCCACCGGGTCAAGGCGCAGTTGACAGCCTTCTTCCGCGCCGAGGCCGAACGGGGCAGGGCAGACGATCCCGACCTGCTGGCCCGGCAGCTGATCCTGCTCTTCGACGGCGCCAGCGCCCGCGCGGGGATCGGAGCCGACAGACTGCCCGGGCTCATCACGCCCACGGTCGCCACCCTGCTCGACGCGGCAGGCATGCGCTGACGCGCCCCGTCGTCGGCGGGAGTCTCCGCGGACGGGGTGTCACGTCGATCCAGACGACGGCAATGGTCACCGTGGACGCCTCAGACGCGCGGCTGCATCCCCGCGGTACGGGTGTCGAACTCCTCCGCTCCTACGTCCTGATCCAGCTGGCCGAAGCTACCTGTGCCGACATGAGGCGCCGGCTGAAGGTGTGCGCCACCCCCCACCGCCGCGGCGCGTTCTACGCCCGCTCCAAGAACTGTTCGCGTCTCTCGCACCCCGTCACCAACCACCTGCGACAACACCCGAAAGGTACGCGCCTGCCGGCCCGTCTGAAGGGACGGGAGCTCTCCACGTCACGCTGAAGCGACGCCGTCCGCAGGCGGCCATGGCATCCGGCAACTAGAAGGGACATCATGCGATCGGCAGGTCTGGAAGCAATTGATCTGGGTGAAGTGCCGCCGACAAGACCGCAAGCTTCTTCGCCTGCGGCACCCTCGGCAACACGCTTGCGGCCATCGGGCTTCCCTCGGATGTCGGGCGGTGAGGGAACGCTCCGAAAATGCGATGCGTCAGCGCACGCCTGCTGCGTCGAGCAAGGTGGTCACCGTGGGCGCGACAAGCCCGGTCGGTTTGTCCGCCTGGATACCCGCGCGGGCGCTGGCGCCGTCGAAGACCAGGCTGAGCTGCCGGGCCAGCAGGTCAGGGTCGCTCGCCCCGCCGCGCTCGGCCTCGGCACGGAAGAAGGCGGTCAGGTTCTCCTTGACCTGATGGGCGACCCGGCTCGCGGGGTGGCTCTGATCCTTGAGCTCGATCTGCACGGCCAGGTACCGGCAGCCCCGGAACTCGGGCGCCTCTGCCTGCGATTCCACCTGCTCGAAGACATGCAGGATCCGCTCGCGGGGTGACCGGCCGTAGTCCGCCGCGGGCAGGAGTGCTGCCACGTAGGCGGAGGTGCGCTGCTCCAGCCTCGCCGCGAGCAGTTCGTCCTTGCTCTCGAACAGCTGGTACATGGAGCGCTTCGACACTCCCGCCGCCTTGCACAGCGCCTCGACGCCGATGCCGACGCCGTCTCGGTAGGTGAGCGTGGCCGCCGCCTCCAGCAGCCGCCCTCCGGGGCTCAATTTCACTTCGGTGGCCATACCGCGAGGTTAACCCGAAACGGACGAAATGAAAACCGATCGGTTTCTACGGGGGTTCCGGGCAGAGGCTCGGCGACGGCCTGAGGGAAAGGCCGTCGCCGAGCCCTGATGGTGCGCGCCTGCGGTCCGGCAGACGACATACACCGGGGCCACTCCGAGTGATGGCCCCGCCCTGAGGGGATGTGGAGTGGCTTCCGCTATGCCGGGACGGCGGTCTTCTCGGGCTTCGTCTCCTCCGGGACGCGGTGCAGCCCCTTGCGGTCGTACCACCCCAGTACGCCGAAGCCGAACAGCGCGGCCACCACGAGGCCGACCGCCATCATCACCCAGCCCCGCGTCAGACCCGCGTCGCCTCAGGTGGACTCGCGGTATGCCGCATCGCCGTACGGCGGCTTCCCGCTTCTCTCGGCGGACGATATGTCCAGTACGGCGAGTTCCTGGCCGCCGAGGCTGATGTTCCCGTCGCGTTTGTTGAGGCGGCCTTGGACAGCGACCTGTCCGGCATCAGCGCATGCTGGACCAGGGTGTAGGTGGCGGAAAAGCACAGGAACTCCATCGCGCCGTCGCGGTCTGTGAGGCGGACGACTGCCCAGGTCTTGCCCTGTTTGGTCGTCTTGCGTTGGACGTGCGTGATGAGGCCGGCGAGTTTGACGACGCCTTCGGGTGCGGCCGGACGCGGTGAGCTCGGTGATGGTGGTGGACCGGTGGCGGGACAGGATGTGCTCGGTGCCGTCCAAGGGGTGCGCGGAGACGTACATGCACCTGCGGCAGCCAGGTGCCCACGCCGTACACCAACAGCAGACCGCAGAAGGAGGCGCGCGCCAGAGCAACGGAGTCGCCCAGCGCGCCTCGGGGTGGAACAGTGCCCGCACCGCGGCAAACGGCCCCTGGCTCCAGCGGCCGGTGCGGCGACGACGGTGGGCCAGGGCAGGCCGTAGTGGTCCGCGACCGCGGGGGCCCTGTCCCACTCACCCCGTGCCAGCAGCACGCCGGGCGATTCCGGCAGCAGCTTGAGCAGCAGAGGCACGGCGATCACGCCCGGCAGCACGCCTGCCCAGAAGACCCAGCGCCAGCCCGCGGCCGGGGCCAGAGCCAGCCCGAGCCCCGTCGCCGCCATGCCGCCGACGTGGTACGAGGTCATGAGCAGGCCCGTGGTGAGGGCGGTTCTGCGCGGTGGTGCGAACTCCATGGCCATGGCCAGGCACAGCGGCATGAGCCTGCCCAGCCCGAGGTCGGCGATGAACCGGCCGCACCCGAACAGTCCGACCCCTCCCGCCGTGGCGCAGATCGCCGAGCCGATGGAGAACAGCGTCACGCTGGAGACGAGCGTCAGCCCGTCGGCCCAACCTGTCGGTGAGGTTTCCGGCCGTGAGCGCGCCCACGCCATGCCGAACGTGGTCCAACTGCCGATGGTGCCCGCACTCGCCTGGGTCAGGCCGAGTCCGCGTCGTCGAGCATGTGGGGCATCACGGCGCCGTAGATGCTGACGCCCATGCCGTCGAAGAACACGGCCAGCCGGCACAGGGCCAGCACAGGGAACACCGTGCGGAACGTGTGTGAGGGAGCCGACGCGGCGGACGTGGGGGAAGGAGCATCTGCGTCCTTGGAGATGTGGGGGCCTCAAAGCGCGGGTCTGTCGACAAGTAGGTTCGCGTAGTGAAATATGGTTCACCTCAAGCCATGAGTCTCGGACGACGGTCGGCTGGTGTCAATGGGAACGGCCGGTATTCCGTCTCGGGCACCCGACTTGCATCCCGTGCGTGGACCGTCTGCCAGGTAGCCGGTCCTTTGAGGAGCCATCGATGAGCAGTAGCGAGTTCCCTGAGGTCAGGACGGCGGCAGGCGCGCTGCGCGGTCGCCGCGAGGGTGGCCTGGAGGTCTTCCGGGGCATCCCGTTCGCCCAGCCCCCGGTGGGCGCGGCGCGTTTCGCGGCGCCGGGACCGGTGGACCGCTGGGACGGAGTGCGGGAGGCGTTCGCGTTCGGACCGCCGCCCCCGCAGGAGCCGATGGGCCCCGAGGCGGAACTCCCCACCGGCCTTCCGGCCGGTGACGACTGGCTCACGGTCAACGTCTGGACGCCGGAGACGGATCCTGCCGCACGACGGCCGGTGATGGTGTGGATCTACGGTGGCGCCTACAAGTTGGGCTCCGCCGACGACCCGGCCTACGACGGCAGTCGTCTCTCCCGCGACGGTGACCTGATCGTGGTCACCTTCAACTACCGAGTCGGGATCGAGGGGTTCGCCCTGATCGACGGCGCACCCGCGAACCGCGGACTGCTCGACCAGGTCGCCGCCCTGGAGTGGGTGCGCGAGAACATCAGCGCCTTCGGCGGCGATCCCGACCAGGTCACCGTCTTCGGCGAGTCCGCGGGCGCCGGGTCCATCGCCGCGCTGATGGCCATGCCGCGAGCGCGGGGTCTGTTCCGGCGGGCCATCGCCCAGAGTGTGCCGGGTACGTTCTTCTCCGCCGCGTTGGCCGGTGACATCGCCGAAGCCCTGGCCGGCGGGCTGGGACTGCGCCCGACGGTCGCGGATCTGTCCGGTGTGGACCCGCGCAAGCTGCCCGAGGCGGGAGCCGCACTGACCGCCGGGATGCGCGGGTACGTCGACCGCTGGGGCCCGGTCGCTCTGACCCCGACCCCCTTCTCGCCCGTCGTCGACGGCGATGTCCTGCCCACCACCCCGTGGCAGGCCCTCGCGAGCGGCGCCGCGCGGGACGTGGAGCTGATCGCCGGGCACAACCGGGACGAGTACCGGCTCTTCCTCATGCTCGGCGGGCTGCTCGGACGGGTGGACGAGACCTTGGCCTCGATGGCGCTGGACCTGTTCGGACCGGCCCCCGACGGCGAACGGACCTACCGTGCCGCGTTCCCGGACGCCTCGGCGGAGTACCTGTTCGAACTGGTGCAGTCCGACTGGCTGTTCCGCATGCCCTCCCTTCACCTTGCGGAGGCGCAGGTGGCAGGCGGCGGCCGGGCGCACATGTACGAGCTGACCTGGGCCGCACCCGCCAACGGCGGCGTTCTGGGCGCCTGCCACGGACTCGACGTACCCCTGACCTTCGGTGTGTACGGCGGCCTCGGGGCCATGCTGACCGGGCCCGCGCCCTCGCCCGAGACCGAGGCGCTCTCCGCCCGTTTCCGCTCCGCCTGGACCGCCTTCGCCACCACGGGTGACCCGGGCTGGCCCGCGTACGACACCGAGCGCCGCCTCGTCCAACTCCTCGACACCGAACCGACGGTCACCAGATACCCGGAAGAGGCCGCCCGCCGCATCTGGGAACACCAGGTCTTCGCCCCGCTGCCCCTGACGGCGGCGTAGCCCGGCCACGTCGGGGCTGCTTCGCTCCATGGTCGGCCAGGTGATGACCGGTCGGCCATGGCGCCCCTGGCCCGCCCCGCTGTCACCCTTCGCCGCGAACGGGATGTTCGGGGTCTCGGTCGCGTGCCCGCCGATGCCGTACCCCGGAAAGCCAAGCCTCCGTACCCCTGCCGTACCGCCAATTGACCTCGGTACGGGCGGGCGCCTAACGTTCGGCCTGCCTGTTCGGCATGCGAAATCGACGAGTCGGTGTCCCTCGCGGTGGCGGACGGTGACGGCATCCGCTTCATCCACCAGGCGATCCGCCGCCGTACCTTGTTGCTGAGCTTCCGTATCGGCGGTCTGCTGCCTGCCGAACGCACCGCCCCCGGACCGCTGTTGGCAACCGAGTGGTGCGAGGAGGACTGGACGCGGTGGCGAGAGCGTCAGGTCCTCGACCCTGAAGACTTCGGTTTCCCGGCGACCCGCCTCGGTCGCACGGCGCCGTCGCCGAGGACTTCGAAACACGGGTCGAACGTGCGCGTATGCACGGCTGGGCCGTGGACGACCAGTTGATCGAGACGGGCCTCGTGGCGGTATCCGTTCCGGTGCGCGCCCCGGATGGCCGTATCGCCTGTGTGGCGAGTGCCGTGAGTCACACCAGCAGACACAGCGCCGACTCGTTGCGCGACTCCCTTCTGTCCAGACTGCGTACGGCGGTGGCCGCCATGGAACGGGAGCTCGCTGAGGCCGACGCCCCACCGTCCGAAAGCCGGAGCGCGCCCTCAGGCCGCGCCGCCTGGACCAGAGAATCCAAGCAAGAACTGGGCGGGGAGTTCATCGCGTCATTGGCCCGCGGCCTGACCGTGATCACCGCATTCGGCGAGGGCCGTGCGGAGCTGACGCTCTCCGAGGTTGCCGAGCGCACCGGCCTGCCGCGTGCCACGGCTCGCCGGGCCCTGATAACGCTGGAGCATCTTGGTCATGTCACGTTGCACGGCCGGGTCTTCCGGCTCACTCCACGGGTTCTCGCCCTCGGTTTCCCGCCCCTGTCCAGGACAACGCTGGCCCGAATCGCCCATCCCCACCTCACCGCTCTCACCCGGAGGGTGCAGGAGTCGACGTCCCTGGCGGTGCTCACGGGGGATGACGTCCAGTGTGCGGTCTCCATCGCCGCGGGGCGCATCATGGACGCCGACATCGTCGTGGGCTCACGCATGCCCGCCTACGCGACCTCCACAGGACGGGTCCTGCTGGCGGGTCTGCCGGCCGAGGAGTACTCCAGCCGGCTGGCCCACCTGCGGATGGGGGCGTTGACCCCCCGTACCGTCGCACGGCCCGCCGACCTCAGGACGATCCTGGATCAGGTGCGCGAGGAGGATTACGCCCTGGTCGACGGGGAGCTCGAAGCGGGCCTCCGCTCGATTGCCGTACCAGTGCGTGACCGCGAGGGCAGCCTCGTCGCGGCGATCAACGTCACCATGCACAGCAGCCGCCGCTCGGCCGCAGAGTGCGTCAGTGCCGTCTTGCCGGAACTGCGTGCCACGGCTGTCCGGACGGAGATGGATCTGCACCTGGCCGGACGGTTCGTTCGAGTTCCGCCTCTTTGAACGGCAAGGGCGATGTCGCCAGGGGTAGTACCCGGACTCGGCGACATACGGCACCCGCAGGCCAGTTGCACCGGCAGGTGATCGCGGGCCGTCGCGCGGATGGCTTCGAACCGCCTTTCGGGGACGGCGCCTCACCCGACAGTTCGCCAGGAGTGGCTTTGAGTGGGTGTTCTGCGGGCCTTCGCCTGATTTTAGTTTGAGCCGGTCTCTGGGGTGGGCAGTGCCAGCGGGGTCAGGGTGAACAGGCCGGGCTCGGCTTCGGCGAGGATGCCGCGGTTGACCAGGCGTTTCAGCTTGGCGCGCGCGTGCCTTCGGTGTGCCGGTGCTCTGTGCCGGTGCCGAGGATGCGACAGATATCCCTGGCGCGCAGCCCGTCCCCGTTCTGCTCGAAGAGGGCGAGGATCTGGCGGTAGCCGGGCGGCAACCGCTCGGGCGGTGGGGTGCCGTCCTCGGCGGCCAGTTCCAGCACGGTCTCGCGGGTGGTCTCCAGCCGTTCCGAGGTGCCCTCGGCGGCGGCGAGTTGCCCGGTGAGTTCGGCGATCTGCTCGCGGAGCCGTTCGGCGGTCTCACGCACCAGCCGCTGCCGGGCCTCGATCTTGTCCAGGAGCTTTCTCACCGCCCGCTCCCGCTCGCCTGGGATGCATCGCGCCAGGTCGGGTCGGCGGTGCGGGTGAGGCGGAGGAGCATGACGTCGGACCTGGACCAGTGGATCATCGCCACCGAGCCGGCCTTCACGCAGGCGCCGTAGCGTCGAGCCCGTCCTTATGGACACCTCTGAGAGGGGTTGAGTCCGCTGCTGGTGGCGGCCGCGTCCGGATTGTTCGAGGAGACCCTGGCGGACGAGTCGTCCCAGGCGGGAGCGGGTGACGTTGGTCGAGGGCTCGTCCGTGGGCAGGCCGAGATGCTCGTGCAGATCGCGGACGCGGAACACCTTTCTGGAGTGCTCGTTGAACAGGTCTCGTACCATGCGAGAAACTAACCGCATGTACGGTCAATACTTCGGCGTCGAGACCGCGCCGGTGCGGCGATCCCGAGCCCACCGCGGCCGTCGGCGTTGTACGACGTCGGCGACGCGTGGCGTGGCTGCACCGCACGGAGGTCGGCCAAGGGATCGTCATGGCCTGCACGAGGCTGGTAGCCGAGGAGTTGGACCTCGCCCGCCTGGATCCGCAGCGGCGAAGTCATCAGCGGCCGCCTTGGGCTTCGTCAGCCTCACTCGAAGCGCGACAGAGGTCGCTCCCCTCTTCACGAGGGCACGGTTGAAACACAAGGAGCAGGAATGCGTCGATGTCGTGTACGTAAGGCCACCAAGGGCGTTGTTTCGTTCGCGACGGCATTGCTGGCGCTGGCCGCAGGCACGGGCGTGGCTTCGGCGACGCTTCCGCCCCTGACCGTTCCGGTGTTGCCGGCGCCGCCACTGAGCGACGACGCGTTCTACGTCCCGCCCTCGCCGCTGCCGGACGGCAAGCCTGGTGAGGTGATCAGGGTTCGGGACGTTCCGCTGTCGTCGTATCAGGGCGCCCACGTTCAGCAGATCATGTACCTCTCGACCGACCTCCGCGACCGTCTGGTGCCGGTGACCGGGATGCTGCTGACTCCGCTGCTGCAGAAGCCCGGCAACGACAATCCGGTGGTGGTGGGCACTCCCGGCACCCGGGGTCTCGACGACGGGTGCGCGCC
The DNA window shown above is from Streptomyces akebiae and carries:
- a CDS encoding TetR/AcrR family transcriptional regulator translates to MATEVKLSPGGRLLEAAATLTYRDGVGIGVEALCKAAGVSKRSMYQLFESKDELLAARLEQRTSAYVAALLPAADYGRSPRERILHVFEQVESQAEAPEFRGCRYLAVQIELKDQSHPASRVAHQVKENLTAFFRAEAERGGASDPDLLARQLSLVFDGASARAGIQADKPTGLVAPTVTTLLDAAGVR
- a CDS encoding carboxylesterase/lipase family protein; translated protein: MSSSEFPEVRTAAGALRGRREGGLEVFRGIPFAQPPVGAARFAAPGPVDRWDGVREAFAFGPPPPQEPMGPEAELPTGLPAGDDWLTVNVWTPETDPAARRPVMVWIYGGAYKLGSADDPAYDGSRLSRDGDLIVVTFNYRVGIEGFALIDGAPANRGLLDQVAALEWVRENISAFGGDPDQVTVFGESAGAGSIAALMAMPRARGLFRRAIAQSVPGTFFSAALAGDIAEALAGGLGLRPTVADLSGVDPRKLPEAGAALTAGMRGYVDRWGPVALTPTPFSPVVDGDVLPTTPWQALASGAARDVELIAGHNRDEYRLFLMLGGLLGRVDETLASMALDLFGPAPDGERTYRAAFPDASAEYLFELVQSDWLFRMPSLHLAEAQVAGGGRAHMYELTWAAPANGGVLGACHGLDVPLTFGVYGGLGAMLTGPAPSPETEALSARFRSAWTAFATTGDPGWPAYDTERRLVQLLDTEPTVTRYPEEAARRIWEHQVFAPLPLTAA
- a CDS encoding MFS transporter, encoding MTTTFDRRAPASETTDSGRRGSHAVRWWVLVVLGVAQLMVTLDATVVNIALPEAQHDLGFSDGSRQWVITGYALAFGSLLLLGGRLGDLFGRRTTFVTGLIGFAAASVVGGAAGSFDILVAARVAQGLFAALLAPAALSLLSVTFTDPAERPKAFGIFSALSGAGAAVGLLLGGMLTEWASWRWVMYVNVIFAGVALLGALLLLAKPTHTERPKIDIPGTVVVSTALFGIVYGLAHVESTSWTDPVALGSVISGMLLLAVFVWLELRVAHPLLPLRVVLDRTRGGSFLAVFVLGMGMFSIFLFLTYYLEASIGYSPIEAGLSFLPMVGGIVAASTTVPSLLLPRVGPKIVVTAGFLVSASGMALLTQLTLNSAYVADIMPGMILLGLGIGAVMTTAFQGATAGVHHEDAGVASALINTSQQVGGSISTALLTTVASSAATDYLSSHKPSALTAAQAGVESYTATLAWGAGIFVVGAVLTAFLMPNRALAPSEGEPVIAH
- a CDS encoding MFS transporter, with product MTLFSIGSAICATAGGVGLFGCGRFIADLGLGRLMPLCLAMAMEFAPPRRTALTTGLLMTSYHVGGMAATGLGLALAPAAGWRWVFWAGVLPGVIAVPLLLKLLPESPGVLLARGEWDRAPAVADHYGLPWPTVVAAPAAGARGRLPRCGHCSTPRRAGRLRCSGARLLLRSAVGVRRGHLAAAGACTSPRTPWTAPSTSCPATGPPPSPSSPRPAAPEGVVKLAGLITHVQRKTTKQGKTWAVVRLTDRDGAMEFLCFSATYTLVQHALMPDRSLSKAASTNATGTSASAARNSPYWTYRPPREAGSRRTAMRHTASPPEATRV
- a CDS encoding TetR/AcrR family transcriptional regulator, yielding MTTEVKLSPRERLLEAAATLTYRDGVIIGVDTLCKAAGVSKRSMYQLFESKDELLAASLEERSATFVATLLPAADDSRSPHERVLHVFDQLEEQAGAPGFQGCRYLAAQIELKDQNHPASRVAHRVKAQLTAFFRAEAERGRADDPDLLARQLILLFDGASARAGIGADRLPGLITPTVATLLDAAGMR